The proteins below are encoded in one region of Betaproteobacteria bacterium:
- the pqqE gene encoding pyrroloquinoline quinone biosynthesis protein PqqE has product MPDEVQNLSLDGQGKPLWVALELTYRCPLKCSWCNNPLDFEDYGAQELSTDEWKKALREVRELGALQLGFTGGEPLLRDDLEALVAYADSIGFYTNLITSGIGLTETRLLALKAAGLKHVQLSVQASKAELTDALVGARGHALKMEAARLIKAHHFPMVLNVPIFRQNIGEVDAMIEWASALGIEYIEFANIQYYNWALMNRDELMPTLAQIREAEAVVNRWRAKLGNLMTIYFVVPDYYEGRPKACMNGWGAIHLTLAPDGVAMPCQEARVIPGLVFESVRDKPLAWIWNDSPLFRKYRGLDWLPEPCSSCSEKEKDFGGCRCQAFLLTGDPGNTDPACSRSPHHGVVQAAVAVREQPMRFKKPLIKRSAGAVSTDFMEA; this is encoded by the coding sequence ATGCCCGACGAAGTACAGAATCTGAGCCTGGATGGACAGGGCAAGCCACTGTGGGTGGCGCTGGAACTGACCTACCGTTGCCCGCTGAAATGTTCGTGGTGCAACAACCCGCTCGATTTCGAGGATTATGGAGCACAGGAGCTGAGCACAGATGAGTGGAAAAAGGCGCTGCGCGAGGTGCGCGAACTGGGCGCCCTGCAACTCGGCTTTACCGGTGGCGAGCCTTTGCTCCGTGATGACCTGGAAGCGCTGGTCGCTTACGCCGACAGTATCGGCTTTTACACCAACCTGATTACTTCGGGCATCGGCCTGACCGAAACGCGCCTGCTGGCGCTCAAGGCGGCAGGTTTGAAGCATGTCCAGCTCTCCGTGCAGGCGAGCAAGGCCGAATTGACCGACGCGCTGGTCGGTGCCCGCGGCCACGCGCTGAAGATGGAAGCGGCCCGCCTGATCAAGGCGCACCATTTTCCGATGGTGCTCAATGTGCCGATCTTCCGGCAGAACATTGGCGAGGTCGATGCGATGATCGAGTGGGCCTCGGCGCTGGGCATCGAGTACATCGAGTTCGCCAACATCCAGTACTACAACTGGGCGCTGATGAATCGCGATGAATTGATGCCGACGCTGGCGCAGATTCGCGAGGCGGAGGCTGTGGTGAACCGCTGGCGGGCCAAACTGGGTAATTTGATGACCATTTATTTCGTGGTGCCGGATTATTACGAAGGTCGCCCGAAGGCCTGCATGAACGGTTGGGGCGCCATTCACCTGACGCTGGCGCCGGATGGCGTTGCCATGCCCTGTCAGGAGGCGCGGGTGATCCCGGGGCTGGTATTCGAATCGGTCCGCGATAAGCCGCTCGCCTGGATCTGGAACGACTCACCGCTCTTTCGCAAATACCGCGGCCTCGACTGGCTGCCCGAGCCGTGCAGCTCGTGTTCGGAAAAGGAGAAGGATTTTGGCGGCTGCCGCTGCCAGGCCTTCCTGCTTACCGGCGATCCCGGCAACACCGACCCGGCCTGTAGCCGCTCACCGCATCACGGCGTGGTGCAGGCGGCGGTGGCCGTGCGCGAGCAGCCGATGCGCTTCAAGAAGCCTTTGATCAAACGATCGGCCGGCGCCGTGTCGACCGATTTCATGGAAGCCTGA
- a CDS encoding ABC transporter ATP-binding protein, whose translation MSLATAEPLIRFVGVTKIYGHGDIAYQALKGIDLEVAAGDFVAIMGPSGSGKSTAMNILGCLDTPSSGEYLFRGVHVEGLERNQRALLRRYSLGFVFQGFNLLARTSALENVELPLLYRGEAETERHEAARKALARVGLSGWESHTPAELSGGQQQRVAIARAIVTSPDVLLADEPTGNLDSKRSHEIMELLVELNRDQGITVLMVTHEPDMAAYARRIVTFVDGMVSSDELVQRGTA comes from the coding sequence ATGAGTCTTGCCACAGCAGAGCCGCTCATTCGCTTTGTCGGTGTCACCAAGATATATGGACACGGCGACATTGCGTATCAGGCCCTGAAAGGAATCGACCTTGAGGTGGCTGCGGGCGATTTTGTTGCCATCATGGGGCCCAGCGGCTCGGGCAAATCGACGGCGATGAACATTCTGGGCTGCCTTGACACACCGAGTAGTGGAGAGTACCTGTTTCGCGGCGTTCATGTTGAGGGGCTTGAGCGTAATCAGCGCGCCTTGCTACGCCGGTACAGCTTGGGCTTTGTCTTCCAAGGCTTCAATCTGCTGGCACGCACATCGGCCTTGGAGAATGTCGAGCTCCCGCTGCTCTACCGAGGTGAAGCGGAAACCGAACGCCATGAGGCTGCACGCAAGGCGCTGGCTCGCGTAGGGCTATCCGGTTGGGAGTCGCATACGCCCGCCGAACTCTCAGGCGGCCAACAACAGCGTGTTGCCATTGCTCGAGCCATCGTCACGAGTCCGGATGTTTTGCTTGCCGATGAACCAACAGGCAACCTCGACAGCAAACGCAGCCACGAAATTATGGAATTGCTCGTCGAACTGAACCGCGACCAGGGTATTACGGTGCTCATGGTGACGCACGAGCCCGATATGGCTGCCTACGCCCGGCGTATCGTCACGTTTGTTGACGGTATGGTGTCGAGTGACGAACTCGTCCAAAGAGGAACGGCATGA
- a CDS encoding efflux RND transporter periplasmic adaptor subunit yields the protein MNEKASSDALKNILNQAPRNLGAGKLKRWAILCGIVLSLIVLGKILMGDKDLGGHYVTETAVTGSLVVTVSASGTLQPTTSVDVGSEQSGTLAEVLVQENDHVKRGQLLAKLDLAKLQDAVNKSRAALAATEASVAQTKATVAESKASLNRMRQVAELSGGKVPSKAELDTAEATFERALANESSARAAVLQAQAVLKTDETNLSKGTIRSPVDGVVLSRKVEPGQTVVAAMSIPVLFTIAEDLTSMELQVKVDEADVSTVKLGQPASFTVSAWSGRSFPAIILRVGIGSTITDNVVTYKTVLSVKNDDLALRPGMTATASIITAQQDNVLLVPNAALRFTPPTKGNDANSGSFVSSLLPRPPSETKRSSAAPTDNTQVWVLSDEGPQAVAVKTGVSNGRQTEIVGGDLKQGMAIITEYQEKRQ from the coding sequence ATGAACGAAAAGGCTTCTTCTGACGCGCTAAAAAATATTCTCAATCAAGCGCCGCGTAACCTGGGCGCGGGGAAACTTAAGCGCTGGGCCATTTTGTGCGGTATCGTGCTCTCGCTGATTGTGCTGGGAAAAATCCTGATGGGCGACAAGGATCTCGGCGGACATTACGTCACCGAGACGGCCGTCACGGGGAGTCTCGTCGTGACGGTATCTGCCTCGGGCACCTTGCAGCCAACAACGTCGGTCGATGTGGGTAGCGAACAGTCTGGCACCTTGGCCGAGGTACTGGTTCAGGAGAACGACCACGTCAAACGGGGGCAATTGCTGGCCAAGCTGGACCTCGCCAAACTCCAAGATGCAGTCAATAAATCACGGGCCGCCCTGGCTGCAACGGAAGCATCAGTGGCACAGACAAAAGCTACTGTTGCCGAATCGAAGGCATCGCTGAACCGCATGCGGCAGGTTGCCGAACTCTCTGGGGGCAAGGTGCCCTCCAAGGCGGAGCTGGATACCGCCGAAGCAACATTTGAGCGGGCGCTCGCCAACGAATCCAGTGCCCGTGCAGCGGTCCTGCAAGCCCAGGCCGTCCTGAAGACCGACGAAACAAATCTGTCCAAGGGTACGATTCGCTCCCCGGTGGATGGCGTGGTTTTGTCTCGCAAGGTCGAACCGGGGCAGACTGTCGTGGCTGCGATGAGCATTCCAGTGTTGTTCACCATCGCCGAAGATTTGACCTCAATGGAACTTCAGGTCAAGGTTGATGAGGCCGATGTCAGCACCGTTAAGCTCGGGCAGCCTGCGAGCTTCACTGTTTCTGCCTGGTCAGGTCGTAGCTTCCCTGCGATCATCCTGCGCGTCGGCATTGGTTCGACAATTACCGACAACGTCGTTACCTACAAGACGGTGTTGAGCGTGAAGAATGACGACTTGGCGCTACGTCCCGGCATGACGGCCACCGCTTCCATCATCACGGCGCAGCAGGACAACGTGCTGTTGGTTCCAAATGCAGCACTTCGCTTCACACCGCCGACGAAGGGTAATGACGCAAACAGCGGCAGCTTCGTTTCTAGTCTGCTGCCGCGTCCGCCGTCAGAAACAAAACGCTCTTCCGCAGCGCCGACCGACAACACGCAGGTTTGGGTACTGAGCGATGAGGGGCCGCAAGCTGTCGCTGTCAAAACCGGTGTGAGTAATGGTCGACAGACAGAAATCGTCGGCGGTGACCTCAAACAGGGTATGGCTATCATTACCGAGTATCAGGAAAAGCGTCAATGA
- the pqqC gene encoding pyrroloquinoline-quinone synthase PqqC, whose protein sequence is MNELEPWSAEAFEAQLRARSKSYHIHHPYQMMMNEGLSTREQIQAWVANRYYYQVSIPIKDAAILSNCPDREVRRHWVQRILDHDGYGGEEGGIEAWIRLGEAVGLSREQIVSQALVLPGVRFAVDAYINFARRVSWQEAAASSLTELFAPTIHKSRLENWPTHYPWIEAEGYNYFNRRLTEAPRDVANGLRITLAHFNTRELQEKALSILQFKLDLLWSMLDAMLLAHCPVNIDGWGAYRQMNKVS, encoded by the coding sequence ATGAACGAACTGGAGCCGTGGAGCGCAGAGGCATTTGAAGCGCAGTTGCGGGCGCGCAGCAAGAGCTATCACATCCATCACCCGTATCAGATGATGATGAACGAGGGGCTGTCGACGCGCGAGCAGATCCAGGCTTGGGTCGCCAACCGCTATTACTATCAGGTCAGCATCCCGATCAAGGACGCTGCGATCCTCTCCAATTGCCCGGACCGCGAGGTGCGCCGTCACTGGGTGCAGCGCATCCTCGACCATGATGGTTACGGTGGCGAGGAGGGCGGTATCGAGGCGTGGATTCGCCTCGGTGAGGCCGTCGGGCTGAGCCGTGAGCAGATTGTGTCGCAGGCGCTGGTATTGCCCGGTGTGCGCTTCGCGGTCGACGCCTATATCAACTTCGCGCGCCGGGTGTCGTGGCAGGAAGCTGCCGCCTCGTCGCTGACCGAGCTGTTCGCGCCCACCATCCACAAGTCACGCCTTGAAAACTGGCCGACGCATTACCCGTGGATCGAAGCGGAAGGCTATAACTACTTCAACCGTCGCCTGACCGAAGCGCCACGCGACGTGGCCAATGGCCTGCGCATTACGCTCGCGCATTTCAACACCCGCGAGCTGCAGGAAAAGGCGCTGAGCATTCTCCAGTTCAAGCTGGATCTGCTGTGGTCCATGCTTGACGCCATGTTGCTCGCGCATTGCCCGGTCAACATCGATGGCTGGGGCGCCTACCGGCAGATGAACAAGGTCTCATGA
- the pqqB gene encoding pyrroloquinoline quinone biosynthesis protein PqqB, protein MKILVLGSAAGGGFPQWNCNCRNCAGVRDGSVQATPRTQSSIAVSANGVDWVLFNASPDILSQFRANPVMQPGRTLRDTGVVGVFLMDAQIDHTTGLFMLREGKPLDVWCTAQVHEDLTTGNPIFNVLSHFCTVRWQAVQVVPPSPFSIPGAAGLRFTPVPLSSKAPPYSPHRHDPHPGDNIGMLIEDAATGHKVFYAPGFGAMEAHLEPFLADVDCVMLDGTFWTDDEMIRLGISSKTARSIGHLPQSGPDGMLALLANYPKPRKVLIHINNTNPVLDESSPERAALTAAGIELAFDGMLIESGEPA, encoded by the coding sequence ATGAAAATTCTGGTCCTTGGTTCGGCCGCCGGTGGCGGCTTCCCGCAGTGGAACTGCAACTGCCGTAATTGCGCCGGGGTGCGCGATGGCAGCGTGCAGGCCACGCCGCGTACGCAATCGTCCATCGCGGTCAGCGCCAATGGTGTCGATTGGGTGTTGTTCAATGCCTCGCCTGACATCCTGAGCCAGTTCCGCGCCAATCCGGTCATGCAGCCAGGGCGCACGTTGCGTGATACCGGCGTTGTTGGTGTCTTCTTGATGGATGCCCAGATCGACCACACCACGGGTCTCTTCATGCTGCGCGAAGGCAAGCCGCTGGATGTCTGGTGCACCGCCCAGGTGCATGAAGATTTGACGACCGGCAACCCGATCTTCAATGTGCTCTCCCATTTTTGTACCGTTCGCTGGCAGGCTGTGCAAGTCGTTCCCCCGTCGCCTTTCTCCATTCCCGGGGCGGCGGGGCTGCGCTTCACGCCGGTGCCGCTATCGAGCAAGGCGCCACCGTATTCACCACATCGCCACGATCCGCATCCGGGTGACAACATCGGCATGCTGATCGAAGACGCTGCGACAGGGCACAAGGTGTTCTACGCACCGGGCTTCGGTGCCATGGAAGCGCATCTCGAACCTTTCCTGGCCGATGTCGATTGCGTGATGCTGGATGGCACCTTCTGGACCGACGATGAAATGATCCGCCTTGGGATTTCTTCAAAGACGGCACGCTCGATCGGCCACCTGCCGCAGTCCGGCCCGGACGGCATGCTGGCCTTGCTGGCAAATTACCCGAAACCGCGCAAGGTGCTTATCCACATCAACAACACCAATCCCGTCCTCGACGAGTCCTCGCCGGAGCGGGCCGCATTGACGGCCGCCGGTATCGAGCTGGCTTTCGACGGGATGCTCATCGAGTCGGGAGAGCCCGCATGA
- the pqqA gene encoding pyrroloquinoline quinone precursor peptide PqqA, translated as MNWQTPAYCEIRLGFEVTAYVYVR; from the coding sequence ATGAACTGGCAAACCCCTGCATACTGCGAAATTCGCCTCGGCTTTGAAGTAACCGCCTACGTTTACGTGCGCTAA
- a CDS encoding FKBP-type peptidyl-prolyl cis-trans isomerase yields the protein MKKISIASAALLLALSFNASAAAEPKEAMTASGIGITMLKEGSGASPTASETVKVHYRGTLTNGQEFDSSYRRNEPAVFPLNRVIPCWTEGVQKIKVGGKAKLVCPPNLAYGSRGVPGIPPNSTLIFEVELLDIAH from the coding sequence ATGAAGAAAATCTCCATCGCCAGCGCCGCCCTTCTGCTTGCCCTCTCCTTCAACGCGTCAGCCGCTGCCGAGCCGAAGGAAGCAATGACTGCGTCCGGCATCGGCATCACCATGCTCAAGGAAGGCAGCGGCGCCAGCCCGACGGCCAGCGAGACGGTCAAGGTGCACTATCGCGGCACTCTGACCAATGGCCAGGAGTTCGACAGCTCCTACCGTCGCAACGAGCCGGCCGTTTTCCCGCTCAATCGCGTGATTCCGTGCTGGACGGAAGGCGTGCAGAAGATCAAGGTCGGCGGCAAGGCCAAGCTGGTTTGCCCGCCCAACCTGGCTTACGGCAGCCGCGGCGTGCCGGGCATTCCGCCCAATTCCACGCTGATTTTCGAAGTCGAACTGCTCGACATCGCACACTAA
- the pqqD gene encoding pyrroloquinoline quinone biosynthesis peptide chaperone PqqD, producing METVAPARPQLSPQFVFRWEASQDAHILLYPEGLIKLNPAAAEILKRCNGERDAEAIIADLGASFPEHVDAIAVDTHAFLDAALKKGWLRST from the coding sequence ATGGAAACCGTCGCCCCCGCCCGCCCACAACTGAGCCCGCAATTTGTCTTCCGCTGGGAGGCGAGCCAGGACGCCCATATCCTGCTCTACCCGGAAGGCCTGATCAAACTCAACCCGGCCGCCGCTGAAATTCTCAAGCGCTGCAATGGCGAGCGCGATGCTGAAGCCATCATCGCCGATCTCGGCGCCAGTTTTCCCGAACATGTCGACGCCATTGCTGTCGATACCCACGCATTCCTCGATGCTGCCTTGAAAAAGGGTTGGCTACGGTCAACCTGA
- a CDS encoding ABC transporter permease: MKSVLLSTFLLALREIRRNLMRSFLTVLGIVIGVAAVVTMVTLGNGATRAVSDQISSLGSNLLMIRPGQRLGPGRESAGAPAFKKADVDVLRSQVTGLDEVVPVAGSSVTVVAGNNNWSTTVSGTTNGYLKAGNWKIASGRAFLDDEERAGKAVCIIGASVRRELFGTRNPLGDEIRVKSFACQVVGLLAAKGQGAMGMDQDDTVLMPLATVQRRLIGNQDVSSLMVSLRDGTDAKPVMEQIRSLLRERRKLAANEADNFNVMDTKQIAETLSGTISTMTGLLGAVAAVSLLVGGIGIMNIMLVSVTERTREIGIRLAIGALEHEVLLQFLIEAVVLSACGGLIGISLALVACIGLSTLLSMPFIFNTNINLLAFLFSAIIGVLFGYLPARRAAQLDPIQALRHE; this comes from the coding sequence ATGAAGAGCGTCTTGCTCAGTACCTTTCTACTGGCCTTACGAGAGATTCGACGCAACTTGATGCGCTCGTTCCTGACTGTTCTCGGCATTGTCATCGGTGTCGCTGCGGTGGTCACCATGGTCACGCTGGGTAATGGCGCGACACGTGCGGTTTCCGACCAGATTTCCAGTCTCGGCAGTAACCTGCTGATGATTCGGCCTGGACAGCGTTTGGGGCCTGGGCGGGAGAGCGCGGGGGCTCCTGCCTTCAAGAAAGCTGACGTCGATGTGCTGCGGAGTCAGGTTACCGGGCTCGATGAGGTCGTGCCCGTCGCGGGGAGCTCGGTGACCGTTGTTGCCGGCAACAACAACTGGTCCACCACTGTTAGTGGCACTACGAACGGCTACCTGAAAGCTGGCAACTGGAAGATTGCCAGTGGTCGCGCCTTCCTCGATGACGAAGAGCGGGCCGGCAAGGCGGTTTGCATCATTGGTGCATCGGTACGCCGAGAACTCTTTGGCACGCGTAATCCCTTGGGCGATGAAATCCGGGTCAAATCCTTCGCCTGCCAGGTTGTTGGCCTGCTTGCCGCCAAGGGCCAGGGCGCCATGGGAATGGACCAGGATGATACGGTCCTGATGCCCTTGGCGACCGTTCAGCGCCGCCTAATCGGCAATCAGGATGTGTCGAGCCTGATGGTCTCGCTACGTGACGGCACGGATGCGAAACCCGTCATGGAGCAGATTCGTTCACTATTGCGGGAACGACGCAAGCTCGCTGCCAACGAGGCGGACAATTTCAACGTGATGGATACCAAACAAATTGCCGAAACGCTCTCCGGAACAATTAGCACGATGACCGGGTTGCTAGGTGCCGTTGCTGCCGTCAGCCTGCTTGTTGGCGGCATCGGCATCATGAACATTATGCTGGTGTCAGTGACTGAGCGGACGCGTGAAATAGGTATACGCCTAGCTATCGGTGCGCTGGAGCATGAGGTGCTGCTTCAGTTCCTGATTGAGGCCGTAGTACTTTCGGCCTGTGGCGGGCTGATTGGTATCAGTCTTGCACTGGTTGCCTGCATTGGCTTATCGACACTGCTGAGCATGCCATTCATATTCAACACGAACATCAATCTGCTGGCTTTCCTGTTCTCCGCCATCATCGGGGTATTGTTCGGGTATTTGCCAGCGCGGCGAGCCGCTCAACTCGACCCGATTCAAGCGCTTCGCCATGAATAA
- a CDS encoding TonB-dependent receptor has protein sequence MRHTPTRLAVILAATFPCIAGAAEPATVTLDSVVVSGSRIEHNSFDLPASVDVVDAARIGADQGKVNASEALAAVPGITVQNRQNYAQDLQISSRGFGARSAFGVRGIRLVADGIPASMPDGQGQAATFNLDRAERIEVLRGPLAVVYGNHAGGVIQLFTPDGKGRPSIEGGLVAGSNNTWKADVSAQGEVAGLGYVIDTSHFATDGYRDHSKADRDQSMVKLTYKPTEDGKLTLIANSFKQDAEDPQGQSWAGYLANPRSVAQPAIDYNTRKSIEHTQGGLTYEHRFGEQLVQLSAYAGQRSTIQYQSIPKFLQLSSVKQSGGIIDFDRDFAGGSARWIGRFQLAGGKLTTTVGVDYEQSTDDRRGYENFIGTTLGVKGTLRRLEEDRVSSFDQYAQAEWQGERWTFSGGVRHSHIDFNVDDRFLSNGNDSGSVSYEKTTPTVAAMYRLTPAVNLYASAARGFEAPTFNEMFYSSGGGTFNFGLKPSTSTHYEAGLKAFVGNDTRLDVAVFQIKTDNEMVVLSSSGGRTAYQNAGPTTRRGLEVALDSRWANNLSTRVAYTGLDASYDEAFVSNLVPVQSGSKLPGVPAQTLFGELAWKHPASGFHAAVEGIARSKVYVEDSNTQKAAPAYAIANVRFGIDRKYGDLNLRTFLRFDNIFDRQYVGSVIVGDSNSRNYEAAPGRTWLAGVSARYTF, from the coding sequence ATGAGACATACACCGACGCGCCTTGCCGTGATCCTTGCCGCCACTTTTCCCTGCATCGCCGGCGCGGCCGAACCTGCCACTGTGACCCTTGATTCCGTCGTCGTCAGCGGCAGCCGGATCGAACACAATTCATTCGACCTGCCGGCTTCCGTCGACGTCGTCGATGCTGCCCGCATTGGCGCCGATCAGGGCAAGGTTAACGCGTCCGAAGCGCTCGCCGCAGTGCCCGGCATCACGGTGCAGAATCGTCAGAATTACGCGCAGGATCTGCAGATTTCCTCGCGCGGTTTCGGGGCCCGTTCTGCCTTTGGTGTGCGCGGTATTCGCCTCGTCGCCGACGGTATTCCGGCCTCCATGCCGGACGGCCAAGGCCAGGCGGCCACCTTCAATCTCGACCGCGCCGAGCGCATCGAAGTGCTGCGCGGTCCCTTGGCCGTGGTCTATGGCAACCATGCGGGCGGCGTCATCCAGCTCTTCACGCCGGACGGCAAGGGGCGCCCGAGCATTGAAGGCGGCCTGGTCGCCGGCAGCAACAATACCTGGAAGGCCGATGTCAGCGCCCAAGGTGAAGTGGCCGGTCTTGGCTACGTCATCGACACCTCGCATTTCGCCACCGACGGCTACCGCGATCACAGCAAGGCCGATCGTGACCAGAGCATGGTCAAGCTGACCTACAAGCCAACCGAAGACGGCAAGCTGACCTTGATTGCCAACAGCTTTAAGCAGGATGCTGAAGATCCGCAGGGCCAGTCGTGGGCCGGCTATCTGGCCAATCCGCGTAGCGTCGCCCAGCCGGCCATCGATTACAACACGCGCAAGAGCATCGAACACACCCAGGGCGGCCTGACCTACGAGCACCGCTTCGGCGAGCAGCTGGTGCAGTTGTCGGCCTATGCCGGGCAACGCTCGACCATTCAGTACCAGTCGATTCCCAAGTTTTTACAGCTTTCATCGGTCAAGCAGTCCGGCGGCATCATCGATTTCGACCGGGATTTCGCAGGCGGTTCGGCGCGCTGGATCGGACGCTTTCAACTGGCCGGCGGCAAGCTGACGACGACGGTAGGCGTTGATTACGAACAGTCCACGGATGACCGTCGTGGCTACGAGAATTTCATCGGCACCACGCTGGGCGTCAAGGGAACCCTGCGTCGCCTGGAAGAGGATCGCGTATCCAGCTTTGACCAGTACGCACAGGCCGAGTGGCAGGGCGAGCGCTGGACGTTCAGCGGTGGGGTGCGCCACAGCCATATCGACTTCAATGTTGATGACCGCTTCCTGAGCAACGGCAATGACAGCGGTAGCGTTAGCTACGAGAAGACGACGCCAACCGTGGCGGCCATGTACCGCCTGACCCCGGCCGTCAATCTTTACGCCAGTGCCGCCCGTGGTTTTGAGGCGCCGACCTTTAACGAAATGTTCTATTCCAGCGGTGGCGGTACGTTCAATTTCGGCCTGAAGCCATCAACCAGCACCCACTACGAAGCTGGCTTGAAAGCCTTCGTCGGCAATGACACCCGTCTGGATGTTGCCGTCTTCCAGATCAAGACCGACAACGAAATGGTCGTGCTGTCCAGCAGCGGTGGCCGTACCGCCTACCAGAACGCCGGTCCGACGACGCGTCGGGGCCTGGAGGTCGCCCTCGATAGTCGCTGGGCAAACAACCTCAGCACTCGGGTGGCCTACACCGGACTCGACGCCAGCTACGACGAGGCTTTCGTCAGTAATTTGGTGCCTGTCCAGTCGGGTAGCAAATTGCCGGGTGTCCCCGCGCAGACGCTGTTTGGCGAACTGGCCTGGAAACATCCGGCAAGCGGCTTTCATGCCGCCGTCGAGGGTATTGCCCGGAGCAAGGTCTATGTCGAGGACAGCAACACCCAGAAAGCAGCGCCGGCCTATGCTATCGCCAATGTTCGCTTCGGTATTGACCGAAAATACGGCGACCTGAATCTGCGGACTTTCCTGCGCTTCGACAATATTTTCGATCGTCAGTACGTCGGCTCGGTCATCGTCGGCGACAGCAATAGCCGCAATTACGAAGCGGCGCCGGGGCGCACCTGGCTGGCTGGCGTCAGCGCCCGCTATACCTTTTGA
- a CDS encoding carbonic anhydrase, protein MQKIIDGFLKFQKEVFPERTQLFKQLAQQQNPKVLFVTCSDSRVVPELFTQQEPGDLFVIRNAGNIVPSYGPEPGGVSATVEYAVSVLQVSDIVICGHSNCGAMAAISSCQCLDHLPAVAHWLRHADAAKAIVGSQAYATQQEKADALVRQNVIAQLANIRTHPSVALALAHHCLNLHGWVYDIEKGVIDALDGASERFVPLTANHQVVAT, encoded by the coding sequence GTGCAAAAAATCATTGACGGTTTCTTGAAGTTTCAAAAGGAAGTCTTTCCAGAAAGAACGCAGCTGTTCAAGCAATTGGCTCAGCAGCAGAACCCAAAGGTGCTGTTTGTTACTTGCTCGGATAGCAGGGTGGTGCCTGAACTGTTTACGCAGCAGGAGCCTGGTGATCTTTTCGTCATTCGCAACGCGGGCAACATCGTGCCGTCCTACGGGCCCGAGCCGGGCGGTGTTTCGGCAACTGTCGAGTATGCGGTATCGGTCCTGCAGGTCAGCGATATCGTGATTTGTGGTCATTCGAATTGTGGGGCGATGGCGGCAATTTCCAGTTGCCAATGTCTCGACCATCTGCCGGCGGTTGCCCACTGGTTGCGCCATGCGGATGCCGCCAAGGCCATCGTCGGCTCGCAGGCATACGCGACCCAGCAGGAGAAAGCTGATGCACTGGTTCGCCAGAACGTGATCGCTCAGCTCGCCAATATCCGCACTCATCCGTCGGTCGCGCTAGCCCTCGCACATCATTGTCTTAACCTGCACGGTTGGGTGTACGACATCGAGAAAGGGGTGATCGATGCACTCGATGGTGCATCGGAGCGCTTCGTGCCGCTAACAGCCAATCACCAAGTTGTGGCCACCTAG
- a CDS encoding TolC family protein — protein MSGGYHTWSKFNEHRWSKLNARRQLSGSFGWQAYSFAALGGAGTVARALGGTLAATLFDGGRLRSQVAVQSAIQEQALLTYQSSVLAALEEVENALKNYAASRERFDARRAAAEAARNAAELSRKLYQSGLADFQQVLETQRTQLSAEDALAMADASLRTGLITLYKALGGGWDASAKDKTS, from the coding sequence ATGTCAGGTGGCTATCACACCTGGTCAAAATTCAACGAGCACAGGTGGTCAAAATTAAACGCGCGCCGACAGCTTTCAGGCTCCTTCGGCTGGCAGGCCTACAGCTTTGCCGCTCTGGGTGGCGCTGGAACAGTCGCTCGCGCCCTGGGGGGAACACTGGCGGCCACCCTGTTTGACGGCGGGCGGCTGAGAAGCCAGGTTGCTGTTCAGAGCGCCATTCAGGAACAGGCACTGTTGACCTATCAAAGTAGTGTGCTGGCGGCACTCGAAGAGGTTGAAAACGCCCTGAAAAACTACGCTGCATCGCGCGAACGGTTCGATGCCCGACGTGCCGCTGCGGAAGCGGCGCGCAATGCCGCCGAATTGTCCCGCAAGCTTTACCAATCCGGTCTAGCAGATTTCCAGCAGGTATTGGAGACACAGCGTACCCAGCTATCGGCAGAGGATGCTCTGGCAATGGCTGACGCGTCGCTGCGCACCGGTCTTATCACCCTATACAAAGCACTCGGCGGTGGCTGGGATGCTTCGGCCAAAGACAAAACATCATGA